In the Calonectris borealis chromosome 11, bCalBor7.hap1.2, whole genome shotgun sequence genome, one interval contains:
- the RBPMS2 gene encoding RNA-binding protein with multiple splicing 2 translates to MSNLNKDTEHTNGSGNVEEEVRTLFVSGLPVDIKPRELYLLFRPFKGYEGSLIKLTSKQPVGFVTFDSRAGAEAAKNALNGIRFDPENPQTLRLEFAKANTKMAKSKLMATPNPTNIHPALGAHFIARDPYDLTGAALIPASPEAWAPYPLYTTELTPAIPHAAFTYPAAAAAAAALHAQMRWYPPSEATQQGWKSRQFC, encoded by the exons atgagCAACCTCAACAAGGACACCGAGCACACCAACGGCAGCGGCAACGTCGAGGAGGAG GTACGGACGCTGTTTGTCAGTGGCCTTCCTGTGGATATCAAGCCCAGAGAGCTCTACCTACTCTTCCGACCATTCAAG ggTTATGAAGGGTCACTGATCAAGCTAACTTCAAAGCAG CCAGTTGGTTTTGTGACCTTTGACAGCCGGGCTGGTGCTGAAGCAGCAAAGAACGCCTTGAAT GGCATCCGCTTCGACCCAGAGAACCCCCAGACCTTACGGTTAGAGTTTGCTAAAGCCAACACAAAGATGGCCAAGAGCAAGCTGATGGCCACGCCAAACCCCACGAATATCCACCCTGCCTTGGGCGCACACTTCATTGCACGGGACCCCT ATGACCTGACTGGAGCAGCTCTTATTCCAGCGTCCCCAGAAGCGTGGGCTCCCTACCCACTGTACACCACGGAGCTAACCCCTGCCATCCCCCATGCCGCCTTCACGTacccggcggccgccgctgcgGCCGCTGCTCTTCACGCTCAG